In a genomic window of Pseudomonas putida:
- the clsB gene encoding cardiolipin synthase ClsB, with the protein MSSSPMEKINVEQIAAPPMDEPAAVDVEYRWQGNNRVELLENGEAYFPRVFEAMRQARTEILLETFIVFEDKVGEELKTVLIEAAQRGVRVTASFDGFGCGELSTGYLTALSGAGVHLQMFDPAPKRLGVRTNWFRRLHRKIVVVDGSIAFVGGINFSGDHLADFGPEAKQDYSVEIQGPAVADIHHFALLQCGRPARAKYWWQRRRQRRSELVINDHDGQVRLVYRDNNEHSTDIEEIYRQVLRTAQRRVVIANAYFFPGYRLLREIRNAARRGVDVRLILQGQPDMLVAKLAARMTYDYLLKSGVKIYEYCDRPLHGKVALVDEDWSTVGSSNLDPLSLSMNLEANVLIRDRTFNRELFERLEELTDNHCKLMSVDKAPRGRVWHMTVGFLVFHFLRHFPAWAGWLPAHKPRLKAYASPTGSDPHEPH; encoded by the coding sequence ATGAGCAGCTCGCCGATGGAAAAAATCAACGTTGAACAGATTGCCGCACCGCCTATGGACGAACCCGCGGCGGTGGACGTCGAGTACCGCTGGCAAGGCAACAATCGCGTCGAACTGCTGGAAAACGGCGAAGCCTATTTCCCCAGGGTGTTCGAGGCGATGCGCCAGGCCAGGACCGAGATCCTGCTGGAAACCTTCATCGTGTTCGAGGACAAGGTCGGCGAAGAGCTGAAAACCGTGCTGATCGAAGCGGCGCAACGAGGCGTGCGCGTCACCGCCAGCTTCGACGGTTTCGGCTGCGGCGAGCTGAGCACCGGCTACCTCACCGCGCTCAGCGGCGCCGGCGTGCATTTGCAGATGTTCGACCCGGCACCGAAGCGTCTGGGTGTGCGTACCAACTGGTTCCGCCGCCTGCATCGCAAGATCGTGGTGGTGGACGGGAGCATCGCTTTCGTCGGCGGGATCAACTTCTCCGGCGATCATCTGGCCGACTTCGGCCCCGAGGCCAAGCAGGACTATTCGGTGGAAATCCAGGGCCCGGCCGTCGCCGACATCCATCACTTCGCCCTGCTGCAATGCGGCCGTCCCGCACGTGCCAAATATTGGTGGCAGCGGCGACGCCAGCGGCGCTCGGAACTGGTGATCAATGATCATGACGGTCAGGTGCGGTTGGTCTATCGCGATAACAACGAGCACTCGACCGACATCGAAGAGATTTACCGCCAGGTCTTGCGCACGGCGCAACGGCGGGTGGTGATCGCCAACGCCTATTTCTTCCCCGGCTATCGACTGTTGCGCGAGATCCGTAACGCGGCCCGACGGGGCGTCGATGTGCGCCTGATCCTGCAAGGCCAGCCCGACATGCTGGTGGCCAAGCTGGCGGCGCGCATGACCTACGACTACCTGCTCAAGTCCGGGGTGAAGATCTACGAATATTGCGATCGCCCGCTGCACGGCAAGGTCGCGCTGGTGGACGAAGACTGGAGCACGGTGGGCTCGAGCAACCTCGATCCGTTGAGCCTGTCGATGAACCTTGAGGCCAACGTGCTGATCCGTGACCGCACGTTCAATCGTGAGCTGTTCGAGCGGCTGGAAGAACTCACCGACAACCACTGCAAGCTCATGTCGGTGGACAAGGCGCCGCGCGGGCGAGTCTGGCACATGACCGTGGGCTTTCTGGTGTTCCACTTCCTGCGCCACTTCCCGGCCTGGGCCGGCTGGCTGCCGGCCCATAAACCGCGCCTGAAAGCCTACGCCTCACCGACCGGGAGCGATCCGCATGAGCCGCACTGA
- a CDS encoding lysylphosphatidylglycerol synthase domain-containing protein gives MSRTDVQLATHAEHPAKSRLSRWKRPLTMLFFLAMIVLLTMFASRIEWGEVFDTLADFKVRTLFIASGLTLVSFLVYACFDLIGRTYIRQDLTWKQILPVGIISYAFNLNLSAWVGGIAMRYRLYSRLGVSKSNIAKILGLSLATNWFGYMVIAGAIFSSGLVRMPPGWKLSSGALQAVGVLLLLVSAGYLAACQFSKRREWAIRGVEINLPSLRMAILQLALGALNWSLMAAVIFTLLPSKLDYPLVLGVLLISAIAGVITHIPAGLGVLEAVFVALLQHEVSRGSLVAGLLAYRAIYFLLPLLITLVMYLLVEAKAKSLRISKKPK, from the coding sequence ATGAGCCGCACTGACGTACAGCTGGCGACTCACGCCGAGCACCCGGCCAAGTCCCGTTTGAGCCGCTGGAAACGACCGCTGACGATGCTGTTTTTCCTGGCGATGATCGTGTTGTTGACGATGTTCGCCTCGCGCATCGAATGGGGTGAGGTGTTCGACACCCTGGCGGATTTCAAGGTGCGCACACTGTTCATCGCCTCCGGCCTGACCCTGGTGAGTTTTCTGGTCTACGCCTGTTTCGACCTGATCGGCCGCACCTACATCCGCCAGGACCTGACGTGGAAGCAGATCCTGCCGGTGGGGATCATCAGCTACGCCTTCAATCTCAACCTGAGCGCCTGGGTCGGCGGAATCGCCATGCGTTATCGACTGTATTCGCGGCTCGGTGTGAGCAAGAGCAACATCGCGAAAATCCTCGGCCTGAGCCTGGCCACCAACTGGTTCGGCTACATGGTGATTGCCGGTGCGATCTTCAGCAGCGGCCTGGTGCGCATGCCGCCGGGGTGGAAACTGAGCAGCGGCGCGTTGCAAGCGGTGGGGGTTTTGTTGTTGCTGGTGAGTGCGGGGTATCTGGCGGCCTGTCAATTTTCCAAACGACGGGAATGGGCGATTCGCGGGGTGGAAATCAACCTGCCGTCGTTGCGCATGGCCATCCTGCAACTGGCACTCGGGGCGCTGAACTGGTCATTGATGGCGGCGGTGATCTTCACCCTGTTGCCGAGCAAACTCGATTACCCGTTGGTGCTGGGTGTGTTGTTGATCAGTGCCATCGCCGGGGTCATCACCCACATACCGGCGGGGCTCGGGGTGCTGGAAGCGGTGTTCGTGGCCTTGCTGCAGCATGAGGTGTCGCGCGGGAGCCTGGTGGCGGGGTTGCTGGCTTATCGCGCGATCTATTTTCTGCTGCCGCTGTTGATCACGCTGGTGATGTATTTGCTGGTGGAGGCCAAGGCCAAGTCGTTGCGGATCTCTAAGAAGCCCAAGTGA
- a CDS encoding alpha/beta hydrolase family protein — protein MTARSESIQIDIDDEQMSGTFLSPKSKVPGVLFVHGWGGSQERDLERAKGIAGLGCVCLTFDLRGHTGGTGIPLSRVTREDNLRDLLAAYDRLLAHPALDTSAIAVVGTSYGGYLASILTSLRPVRWLALRVPALYRDDQWHTPKRDLDKLDLRDYRSTLVRADSNRALHACSQFTGDVLLVQSETDDYVPHATIMSYRAACQQTHSLTHRIIDGADHALSDPVSQQAYTSILVDWITEMVVGERLSIIQSR, from the coding sequence ATGACGGCTAGAAGCGAAAGCATTCAAATCGACATTGATGACGAGCAGATGAGCGGGACCTTTCTCAGTCCCAAATCGAAGGTCCCTGGCGTGCTCTTCGTGCACGGTTGGGGCGGTAGCCAGGAACGGGACCTGGAACGGGCCAAAGGCATCGCCGGCCTGGGTTGTGTGTGCCTGACCTTCGACCTGCGTGGCCACACCGGCGGCACCGGTATTCCACTGAGCCGGGTAACCCGCGAAGACAACCTGCGGGACCTGCTGGCGGCCTACGATCGCCTGCTCGCGCATCCGGCGCTCGATACCTCGGCGATTGCCGTGGTGGGCACCAGTTACGGCGGCTACCTGGCCTCGATCCTGACGTCGTTGCGTCCGGTGCGCTGGCTGGCGTTGCGGGTGCCGGCGCTGTATCGCGACGATCAATGGCACACACCCAAGCGCGATCTGGACAAGCTCGATTTGCGCGATTACCGCAGCACGCTGGTGCGCGCCGACAGCAATCGGGCGCTGCATGCCTGTTCGCAATTCACCGGGGATGTGCTGCTGGTGCAGTCCGAAACCGATGACTACGTGCCCCACGCGACCATCATGAGCTACCGCGCCGCGTGCCAGCAGACGCACTCGCTGACGCACCGCATCATTGATGGGGCCGACCATGCACTGAGCGATCCGGTTTCCCAGCAGGCCTACACCTCGATCCTCGTGGACTGGATCACCGAGATGGTGGTCGGGGAGCGGTTGAGCATCATTCAGTCCAGGTAA